The sequence TGATATCCTGATAAACTTCATGCTTTATCACCGTAGAGGATCCCTGAGGAATCATATCCTGATTTTCATGAATGTCAAGTCCCACGCGATTGTTTTCCCCATAGCCGGCATAGAGTTCCGGGTAGGTAATCAATGGATTCTGATTCTCATCCCTTCCTTCCACCTTAGTAATAGAGCCTTCATTAAAGGAAATACCATTTGAAAAGGTATCTACTATCTTTGGAGTGGTCCCCATCTGGCGTTCAGCTAATTGAATCAGCTCAGCTTTTGAATGGACCATTTCGTCCCGGGAAGTAGAGCTAAACAAGCCTGTAATTTTACCGCCTGCAATCGCCGTGACAGTTCCCATTACCGTTATTGTACACACTGCGGCCAACGCGGCCACCATTCTCTTTTTATTAAATTTCATAATTCTACTCCTCATTTCTATTTTTTTATAAATTTCTCTTAGACAACGATTCTCTGCCTGCGCATCCGGCGTTACCCGATCCAGCTCGGACTTTATTATTTGCTTTAATTTGTCATCCCTAAAGCTATCCATGGCAAATGCCCCTTTCCATTTCTGTTTTTTCAGTGCCGTCAGCTTTCAATAAATCCTTCAGCAGTTTTCGTGCTTTATGCAGACGGGATTTTACCGTCCCTTCGATGGTTCCTGTAATGTGGGCAATCTCTCTGGTGCTCAATTCATTATAATAGTACAGAAGAACCACAGTACGGTATTTTATATCCAGATGGATGAGTGCTGCCTGGATTTCTTTTGCTGTCTCTGCCTCTAAAACGGATTCTAATGGTCCATCTGCTTTCTTGTCTTCCCGGATGTACTCCGCACTCTTTTTCTCCTCCTCATTTTCTAAAATACCTTCATAAGATATTTCAGACCTCCCTTTTTTCCTTCGTTCAAGCCGCCAGGCTGTCCTGACCAGAATTTGATACAGCCACGGCTCAAAGCGCTCCGCTTGTTTCAGTTTTGACTTATGAAGAAAGCATTTAACAAAGGTCTCCTGTAAAATGTCCTCACTGTCACTTTGGTTGCCGGTAATAAAATACGCCATACGGTATAGCTTTCCGGAATAGGAACGGTATAGTTCGTCAAATGCTGCTTCGCTGCCATCTATCATGCTTTCCACCAAAGCCTTTTTTCCTTCCATCATAACCTGTTTCCTTTCCTTTTTTAGATGCATCTGATAATAAGAGTCATAGAATTACCATTTGGTTCATTTTTTATGGTTTTTTTATGAAAAAAATTAAAAATGGATCGGAGACGGGAAACTAACATCTGTTATTCCCGTCTTCGATCCTTATGGCTAATAAAACTTTCTGATTTCAGATACATACCTCGTTCGTTGTAACCAGCCGCTAAATTCCATTCTTATTCCTCTTAATCACCTTAAGCCTGGTAAACTCTTCCCTGTCCTTTTCTTCCAGTGAATTGGTAATATTCCTGGTCAGCGTCTCATACCTGGGAATCGTAATATTCTTTAAGGCGTTGGCCCGTTTCTGGGTCCTTTTGATGCTGTTTGCCAGACGGTAGGCGGAATTCTCTACCATGGAAAGCTTTACCGTCAGCTTCTTCACCTTCTCAAACTGGCAACGGGCTTCGTCCAGAGATTCCCTGGTGTTATAATAGGCATAAGTCAGGTTTAAAGGCATTTCATCATGCTCTACCAGTGGGATTTCCGTTCCCATGATACTCCTGGTCTTAATTCGTACTGAACTGTCCACAGGAACCGCCATGGCAATATCCTGCACATAGTTGATTCCCAGCTCTATGTTGGCCTTTTGCAGGGCCTTGTAAGCGGAAGTGAAGGTGACATCGATTTCCGACTGAATGCCTTTTGCTTCATCAATCAGGCTCATCAATTCCTTGATGAGGATGTTCCGTTTTTTATCCATCAGTTCATAGCCCTGTCTGGCTAACGCCAGGGAGCTTTTCGCAAGGATTAAATTCCCCTTGGTGGGAAATGTATTGGGATTCATGGATATCCCTCCTATTCTTCCGATCCGTCAAGGGTGGTAGGCTTGTAATACTGGTCTAATACCTTGGTGTCGATACGGTCCAGCTCGGCTCTTGGAAGAAGCCCTAAAAGCTCCCAGCCGATGCTCAGGGTTTCGATGATATTCCGGTTGGCATGATTTCCCTGCCCAACAAACCGGCCTTCAAATTCCTTGCCGAAAACCAGATACATTTTATCAATAGGGGATAGTTCATCTTCTCCGATGACCGATGCCAGAGCTCTGGCATCTCCTACTTTAGCATAACAGGAGAATAGCTGGTTTGCCAGGCCCTGATGATCTGCTCTTGTAAAGCCTTCACCAATTCCGTCCTTCATCAGACGGCTTAAGGAAGGAAGGACGTTAATAGGAGGATAAACGGACTGGCCGTACAAACTGCGGTCCAGAACGATCTGCCCTTCCGTAATATATCCCGTAAGGTCTGGGATGGGGTGGGTGATGTCATCGTTTGGCATGGTCAGTATGGGAATCTGGGTCACGGAGCCATGCCGCCCCTTTACGATGCCGGCCCGTTCATAAAGGGATGCCAGCTCGCTGTATAAATATCCGGGATAGCCTTTTCTGGAAGGAATTTCCCCCTTTGAGGAAGAAACCTCACGGAGAGCCTCCGCATAGGCTGTCATATCGGTCAAAATAACAAGTATGTGCATTCCCTTTTCAAAAGCCAGGTATTCCGCCAGTGTAAGAGCCACCTTTGGTGTGATCAGACGTTCCACCACAGGGTCGTTTGCCAGGTTGATGAACATGGCCACGTGGTCGGAAACGCCGCTTTCCTCAAAGGTACGGCGGAAGAAGTCGGCCACATCGTATTTTACACCCATGGCAGCAAATACCACAGCGAATTTTTCGCTGGAAAGTGCGTCATCTCCCAGGGAGGCCTGCTGTACGATCTGGGCTGCCAGTTCGTCATGAGGAAGGCCGTTTCCGGAGAAGATGGGGAGCTTTTGGCCCCGGATCAGAGTCATCAGCCCGTCGATGGCTGAGATTCCGGTACGGATATAATCTCTTGGGTATTCTCTGGTAACAGGATTTAAGGGTTTTCCGTTAATGTCCAGCCAGATATCGGAGTTGATGTCTCCAAGCCCGTCAATAGGCTCTCCGATGCCATTAAAGGTGCGTCCCAGCATGTCTTCGGACACCGCAAGCTCCATAGGGTGTCCGGTGAGGCGGGTGTGAACATTTCTTAAGGCAAGCCCATCGGTTCCTTCAAACACCTGGATGATCGCCTTATCCTCGTAAACCTCAATGATACGTCCCAGCTTCTTTGTCTTTTTTTCTACGGTCATTTCCACGATTTCGTCGAAAGCAGCATTCTGGACGCCTTCTAAAACAACTAATGGACCGTTGATTGCACTAAGTCCTAAATATTCGATTGCCATAGCCTGCCTCCTCCCTATGCATTGCGTTCGATGACGGAATCATAGAAGGCATCTACCTGCTTTTTATAGTCATCAAACATATCAAGTCTGTCGTTAGGTACATCATATTTAATGGAAATGATCTTATCAAAGATCGGATCCTCTTTTAATACGGACATAGGCATTCCCATGGAAACGAGGGAACGGGATTTCTTGTATAAATAAAGAATTAGATCCATCATTTTAAACTGTTTTTCCATTGGGACACAGGTATCGTCCTTATGGAATGCGTTCTGCTGTAAAAATCCGATCCTGATCACCTTTGATATTTCCAGTATGAGCTTCTGGTCATCGGGAAGCATGTCTCCGCCGATCAGCTTTACGATCTCCATCAGGCTGCTTTCCTGGGTCAGCAGGAAGACCAGACGGTTTCTGTAGTCCACGAACTTCTTATCCACGTTTTCCACGTACCAGGGCGCCAGATCAGTCAGATATTCAGAATAACTGCTGAGCCAGTGAATGGCCGGGAAGTGGCGTTCGTTTGCAAGGTTTCTGTCCAGGCCCCAGAAGCAGCGGACAAAACGCTTGGTGTTCTGGGTTACCGGCTCGGAGAAGTCGCCTCCCTGAGGGGATACAGCACCGATGATGGTAACGGAGCCTTCGGTTCCGTTCATGTTCTGAATCATCCCGGCCCTTTCATAGAAGGCTGATAGACGGGAGGCCAAATAAGCCGGGAAACCTTCTTCCGCAGGCATCTCTTCCAGACGACCGGACAACTCTCTTAAGGCCTCGGCCCACCTAGAGGTGGAGTCCGCCATGATTGCCACATGATATCCCATATCCCGGTAGTATTCCGCCAGGGTAAGGCCGGAGTAAAGGCTGGCTTCACGGGCGGCTACGGGCATGTTTGAAGTATTGGCGATCAGTGTGGTCCGGTCCATCAGAGGATTACCGGAACGGGGGTCAACAAGCTCAGAGAACTCCTCAAGCACCTGGGTCATCTCGTTGCCACGTTCCCCGCAGCCAATATATATGATAATATCCGCATCAGACCACTTGGCGATCTGGTGCTGGGTCATGGTTTTTCCTGTACCAAAACCGCCGGGGATACATGCGGTACCTCCCTTAGCAAGAGGAAACAGGGTATCAATGATCCTCTGCCCGGTGATAAGAGGCTTTCCAGCCGGATATCTCTTTAATATAGGCCTTGGTACTCGGATGGGCCACTTCTGGGTCATGGTGATTTTCTTTTCGGACCCGTCTAAAAGCTGTAGGGTCAGCAGGGGATCGGATATGGTATAGGTACCATCCTCCACTACGTCAAGAACATAGCCTTCCAAATCAGGGGGAATCATAACCTTATGGACGATGGCCGGGGTTTCAGGAACTTCGGCAATGATGGTACCTGGTAAGAGATGATCTCCTTTTTTAACTGTTATGTGGGTCTTCCAGAGCTTCTCGCCGTCAAGGGAATCCACATGAATTCCCCGGTCAATATATGCCCCTCCGGTCTTTGCGATCTCGCTTAAAGGGCGCTCAATTCCGTCAAAGATATTATTTAAAATGCCTGGGGCCAGTGTGACGGATACGGGGAAGCCGGAGGAAGTGACCGTCCCTCCCGGTTTTAAGCCGCTGGTTTCCTCATATACCTGGACAATGGTGCGGCGGTCTGTAAGGCCGATGACCTCACCGACTAAGTGGTCTTCGCCTACATAGACCATTTCATTCATTCGGAATCCGGAATCACCCTTTAAATAAATGACAGGGCCGTTAATGCCGGAAATGGTGCCTGTATTAGTCATTAGCCGTACCTCCCATCAGATCCTTTACATCAAAGCGGAAGTCGCGTTTTGCCTCCGCCAGCTTGGTTTGAAATGAATTGTCGATTAAAATGTGCCTGGAAGGGATAACAGCCCGTGTTCCTCCCAGAAAGGAGTATTCGCTCACCTGGATGTCAGAGCTGCCTGAAATTGCCAGTTCATTGATCTTCTCTTCATCTGCAGGATCGATGTAAATGGTGATGAATTCCTTTCCTGCCAGGGCCTTGGCTTCCCGTATCTGCTTTTCCAAAAGCTTTGTATATTCGGGGGATCCCATAAATGTGGCCAGTTTATCCCGAAGCTCCGAAAACAGCTTATCTTTCAGCTCATCCTGTTTTTTTCCAAAAACCCGTTTCATGCCGATCTGTTCCAGGGAAAGCTTTTTGTTGATTTCCCGCTCGATTCGTTCGCTTTCCAAAGCTACCTGGTGTGCAGCCCTTCGCTTTGCATCTTCCTGATGCTCTAAAAAGGTCTGCTCCAAGGCAGCTGTATATTCATCAAGCATCTTTGCACTGCGGGTTCTGGCATCTTCCATGCAAAATCCCAGGAAATGCTGTAATTTTTCCTCAGTCGTCAAGATGACCACCTCTTTCTTATAGTTTTAATCCGATGGCTTCATTAACATAATCTGTGATAAAGTTCGGCTTGCGGCCGGTACCATGGCGGTCAGGGATTTCTATGATCAATGGAAGTTTGCGGTTTAACTTCACATCATTGATGATGTCCGGAAACTCTTTTCCGAACTTTTCCGTCAGGAGAATGATCCCAATCTCCTTATCGGCCAGGACTTTATCCAGTTCACGTTTCAGTTCAGCCTTTTCATGAACGACAGCGCCCTCAACTCCGGCTAATCTCATGCCGGTCCAAGTGTCCACGTTGTCGCTGATCAAATACATTTTCATGGATTAGAGCTTACCTAAGATCATGAAAGATATGATCAAGCCATACAGACAAACGCCTTCGGCAAGCCCTACGAAGATCAGTGATTTACCAAGTATGGAACCATCCTCGCTGATGGCACCGAGAGCGGCGCTGGCAGCAGCGGAAACGGCAATACCGCCGCCGATGCAGGCAAGACCTGTGGAAAGGGCAGCTGCTAAGTAACCCATTCCGGCAATGCTTCCAGTGCTGGCAGCGGCGCTTTCCGCAGCAGCAGCCTGGCCGTTAAACATCAATACACTGGATACGATTAAGGTTCCGAAAAATAAAAGGGTGTTGATACCAAGAGCAGTTTTATAGCGGCCCTTTGTTTTTGCGCCCATGGCAAAGGCTCCGAAGGGCAGGGCGATACTTAAGGTTAATGCAATTGCTAATGTAATTTTTACTAAGGTTGACATAATATTACCTCCGTTTTGGTTTTTAAATTTTCTTCCCGTATGGTTTAAATGCACGGCCGGTTCCACGATAGAAACGGCTGAATAATTCGTAATATTCCAGACGCAGAACCTGGATTCCAACGATCAGGCCTTCCATGCCGCAGACGAATAAGTTGCCAAGAATAACGACCAGCCAGTTAGGGTTTCCTGCTTCCACACCGGACAGCATAAGGACAACCTCCATCATGGCCGCGTGGCTGACAGCAAAAGCCCCTACACGGACAAAGGAAAGGGTGTTGGAAAAATAGCTTAAAAGCACTTCAAACAGTTCAAAGAAACCCTGAACCACAAACATGCCCTTTTCCTTTGGCATGATCTGCGCTTTCTTTTCCACCAGGTTGGTGAGAGGTTCCTTAAAGAACATGACGATCAGCGGGATGCCAAACATGATAACAAGGAGTATGGCAGCCGGAATGGGATTATTTGTCATGTATAGGACGATGGTGAGCACAAGGCTTGCATAGAAGATAAGTCCTGCCGCACCGTTTGTGTCAAACAGAGTCTTTTCCGGATCATGAAAGCGGATGCTGTTTATGATGTTTAGGACCATGGTCAACAAAATAATTCCCATACCAATGGAAACCGCTACGATAAATACGGTATTCAGTCTCCCTATAAACGGCAGGTTAGTCATATGCTCCAGAGGACGGAGCCAGACGGCCTGTATGATATTTTCAAATCCAAAAACACTGCCGAACAGGAAACCAAAAATGGTTGAAAAAATACCGCAACAGGATATAATCGCCGCCAGATTTATCTTTTTCAGCTGGTAGAGGAGCAGCCCTCCAAGCAGAAGGCATATTCCCTGTCCCACATCCCCGAACATAAAGCCAAAGAGGAAGGAATAGGTGATGCCAATCAATATGGTGGGATCGATCTCATTGTATTCCGGCAGGCCGTACATCTGTATAAACATCTCAAAGGGCTTAAAAAGCCTGGGATTATGAAGCTTGGTGGGAGGTTTGCTCAAAATTTTGTTATGATCATCCTCCACGATACAGAAAGTTTTTTCATCGTTAGAGATTTCTTTCTGAAAGGCGGCCGCATCCCGGTTGCTCATCCAGCCGCAAAGGATATAAAAGGTGTTTACTTTCTGTTTGGTGCATGCGGCCAATTTTCTCACGTTAAAGTTGGTAGAAAATACCTCAAGCTTATCCAGTGCCGTCAATAACTCCTCCTGCCTGGATTCCAGCAATTCGGACATCTGCTTTCGTATGCCGTCAATATCAGACTGGAGAGCGCTTATCTTATCTTCCAGAAAATGAATGGCGTCTAAAGGCGTGCCCTTGTATTCGTCTGGTAAAAAGTAGCGTTCAAAACGCATGGAGGCATAAATAGCGTCAATCTGGTTAGAGATGCTTTCCGGCACAAAATAAACCAGCCAGACATATTCGTTATCCTCACGGCATTTATAAAGGACCGTATCAATGGTATCATATACATAGCTTACAAATTTGTTGTAATACTCATGGGATATTCGTCCAAAACGAAATTTAATGTACTTAAACTGAAGGATGGAGCTTAAATCATAGTTAAGTCCGGTAAATGGAAGGATTCGATCCAGGGACTGCTGATAGGAATTTAGCTCGGATATAATGGCCTCTTCCTTTGCCGTAAGCTCCTTTACCTGCTCCCCAATCTCTTTGACAATTCCGGCTGCCTGTTGAATGGGAATCTTTTTTCGGCTGCCAGTCTGACCACCCGGCGGAAGTAATTCCGCCAGTTCTATGGCACATTGGTAGGCGTCTTTGTATGGATTTGTTTCAATATATGGCCTCAAGTCTTTCACCGTTTTTAATTCTGACAGGGCATTTTCCAAATGAATTTCATATTTGGATAAATACGTATCGATGACCCGGTCAATATCGTCCTTAGGTCCGGTGATACTTAAGAATTTCATCTTTTCTATCACGAAAAAACAACCCCCTTTACATTTTTACTACATAGGAGATGATTTCATCCGGGCTTACGCGGTAACGGATGCTCTCTATGAGGGTGATAATCTTTTGAATTTCTTCCTCCTTAAAATAAAGATAAGAATTCAGCGTAGCAATGGAATACGGATTCTGCCGGCTGGAAGAACGGTATATTTTGTCCAGTATTTCCAGTGTAATGTGTTCCAAGTCCGGCATGTCTGCGGCTTCCAGATCTGATTTCCGTCCATAAAAGGTATTCTTTAGTACAGAATAGAACTCTTCCAGTGTAGCTGTTTCTGCCAGTTTACCAATCTGCTCCTTATTCAAATGATAATTGAAGGGGATAAGAAGGGTATAAATATCGGCAGGCTGCAGATGATAATATTTTTTTGATCGGTAAATCCATTGGATATTAAGTAAATCCAGCTTGCAGCCAAAGCAGCGTTTGAGAAGGTCCTGTTCCTTACTTGTAAGATATTTTCCCATGACCTTCCAAATGGTCTTAAAGTACAGAAGATCTAAGTGGACCTCATAATCAAACAAGGTAGGCTGTTCCCTGTCGTCTAAGTGAGACAGCAGGTCATAATAGATCGAACCTTCCAGGTTGGCTATAAACTCTTTTAAGTCCGTGGTTGATGACAGCTTAATTAAATCCAGCCGGGAATGCTTCTCAAAAAAGTCCTGGAATACAGAGAGATCGATATCTAATCGGTTCTTACCCATAGCATTGCGGAAGCATTTCTTCAGGATATCAATTTCAAAGTGCATAAAATACAGGTCAAGGAACTTACGTTGGGTTAAATTGGCGAACCGGTAGAGCTTTGCATAATCCTGGTACAGAGAAAGGATCAGACGCTGTTCGATGGCCCCCCGGTGGAGCACTACACCCTCCAGGTTAGCAAACAGTCCTTCATAGGCCGGAAGACGTCTTAAATATTCCTCTGCATCAGAAACGGTTTCAAGGGCAGCCATTTCGCGGAACTGACTGTCGGTGATCAGATGGCTCTCCATGGCTCTTACTTTGGTTGTAATGCCGCTATAGGATAGTAAGTCTCCCATTGGATCACTCCTTTATCATAGTATTGAATAGTTTCTCCACATATTGAGTATGATGATCTTCGTAACGCTGTTCCATGGCTTTAAGGACCTTTTCGGAATCGCTTCGCTGTTTTTCCAGACGATTATTCATACTGATTTCCATGCCAGCCTGCAGTTCTTCAATCTTTTTACTGGTTTCTTCTTCCAGCTGTGCATCAAATTCAGCGGTCTGTTCTTCCAAATCTTCGGCAAACGCCTTTTTGCGCTCATTGGCATCATTCATAATAGATGCCGCTGCCGATTCAATCTCGGATATCTTCTCGATTACAGTATCCATACCGAGCCCTCCTTTTTGTAATAATTTTTAAAAAAAATATAGTGCTTGATTTATAATGATACTACAATTTTAAAAAAATTCCATAGGATGTTAGTAAAAAACCCAATATTAATATAGTTTTAACATAAATATAGATTACGACAATAGGGCTGTAGCTATGCATGGTCAATAGAAAAAAGCGAAGATCAGGGAAAATTTTCCCTGGTTTCTTCGCTATTTCTTAACGGTTTCTTTACGGGGTTGCGGCTGTTGTTGTTGCTGTATTCTCCGCGGCGGAGGTAGACTCCCCAGCGTCCGTTCCTGTCTCGCTTTCCGATTCGGTCAGGAATTCGGTGGCAACATAAGCCTCTGTTCCTTCAAACATAATAACCGTCCATTTGTCGTCATAAGTTTTGACATATTCCACTACTGTACCGGAAGCAAGGCTTCCAAGCTTGGCACCGTCGGTAGAAGGCTCTGAGCGGACATTAAGCTTGCTTTTGGTGGTATAAATTTTAGGCGCTTCTGTCTCTGGTTCCGTAGGCTCTGCGGAAGTTTCGGCACTTGTCATGGCTTCGGTAGTTACCTCAGCAGTCGTTTCGGTAGTTGTTGGCTCTTTTTTTGAATTCTTTCCTGGGATCACCTTTACGATGATCAGGACAAGTACAAGAAGAACCAAAAAGATGAGGGCTGGTTTCAGCAGTTCGTACGGATCAAAACCTTTCTTCTTGGAACGCCTCCGGCTTCTGCTGTTTGAAGCGGGCCTCTGGCCGCTTCTGGAAACGTTTCTCTGGGCCGGCCTTTGTCCGGGCCTTGTCCCGTCCGGTCTTGATCCAGTGCGCCCGGTGCTGCCAGAATGCTCCTGGGTACTTAAAGGCGCAGTCCTTGCGCCGCTGCTTCTTTGATTTCCTGTTCCCTGGAATTCATTTCTTGGAGCGCTGGTTCGAGGAGGATTATTCCGGGGAGTGGAGGACATGGTCCTAACGTCCGTAGGACGTTTATTGATTGGGGTTCCCCCCTGGCTTCCTCTATTATGAGAGTTTGCAAAGGTATTGACTTCCTGAGACAGAAGCTGAAAGGCCTCGTTGGCATCATAGGGACTGTCATCTCCTTCGTGAACTGCCTTGTTTCCCAGCACGCGGATCCTGTGATAGTGGTCTTTGGCAGACTGAGAAATAAAGCGTCCTTCAAATAGCTGGTCTATGCTGTCCGCCAGATCGCCTTCCACAATCAGAGCCCTTTCTCCAAGATAATTTACCATATATTCCAGGGTTTGCCGGGCTTTGATCATAGCCATGTTATACTGCTTCTGGCTCATGAGCTTTTCCGTTTCCCTTTGACCCTGCTGGATTCTAAGCAAGAAACTGTTGTCTGTAGTTCCCATATATTTCCTCCTTTGCAAAAGCGGTTGTATTCCAATATACAGATATTATACTAGATTAATGCAAATTGTGCACCTGTTATTTTGTCGTTTTTTGATTTGTAAGAGAAAAGTAAAAAACTTATTGGGAATCATTATAAATAAAGGAAAACTTGGACTTATAAATCTTCCGTGATACTAATTTGATACTAAATCCTGCAATTTACTTGCGACCTCACTATGCTTATTAGGGTATAAGTGTCCGTAAATATTGTTTACCATATCGACAGAGTCCCCTATACGCTCTGCTATAAGATAGGGAGAGAATCCCATATCAATTAGTAGGGAAACATGGCTGTGGCGGATGTCGTGAATGCGTATTTGTTTGATACCGGAAGAAGCGCAGGCTTCTTTTAGACAGATCCCTAATTTGTATCTTGTAATTTGAAAAAGCCTATCCTCAGGTCCTATCCCATAATTCTTGTCTATAAATTCCTTCAGGCAATCCGTAAGAAAAGGAGGTATAGTTACAAGTCGGGTACTGCCCGCTGTTTTAGGTGAGGTTATAACATCACTTTGATTATGCCGATGGTAGGTCTTTGATATTGAAATGGTACCTGTTTTTAAGTCTATATCCTTTATGCTTAGAGCTAACAACTCGCCACAACGCATTCCAGTATAGTATAAAGTGTTAAATGCTACCGTGAGTGTAATATCATTGATTTTTGCTATGAATGAGTTAAAATCTTCCGGTGTCCAGAAATCTACTCTGCCGGCCTTCGCTTTACCTATTGAGCCTGTAACTTTGCAAGGATTTTTCGGTAAGTCATAATATTTAACTGCATAATTAAGTATAGCATTTAGCTGATTGTTTATTTGCCGCTGCGATGTTTCCTTCAAACCGGCCTTCATGACTTTGTTTTGCCACTTCCTAATGTCCGCAGGTGTAATTTGATTAATAGGCTTATCCTTGAAGAACGGGACTATATGGTGCATAAATAGATACTGCTTAGGCTTCATTGTGGAAACTTTAAGGCGGTGACCCATATCATCTATATAAATATCATATAATGACTGAAAAGTCATTTCCGGCGTTCCTTGCTGCTTATCTAAAAACTCACGTTCCCAGGCTTTGGCTTCCCTGCTTTTTTCAAATCCCCTTTTAAGTTTCTGGCGGCGCTGACCTGTCCAGTCAGTATAATATAGCTTAACATAATACGTTTTGCGTAATTCATCTTTAAATACTGGCATTATTATATCATTCCTTTCTAAAAATTGGTATAAAAAATACGCCCCTTGCCAGGACGTTTCGAAAATGATATAATTCTACTGACTAGGTAGTTATATCTTTCCGGAATTCCGGTAAGAGAAAATCTATGTGAAGCCGTTCGGTGTTTCCAGCACCGGGCGGTTTTGTATTTCATATTTAATTTATTTCTGTAATTTCAAGTGAATAACCTAATACTTCGCCTACTTGGGTTACCTTTCCTTTTAAAGTAACGGCCTCGCCTTTTGTCATTCCCGCGACCTTACTTTTCTGATCATCATTCTTTATATAACACTGAACGCCGATAATTGCAAAAGTTTCATCTGAAGGTGTTAAAGATATATATTTTCCATCTGAGTCTATATTGCTAAGTTCACCTGTGATTTCCACATACTGGCCCTTATATTTTTCACTTGCATTCAGGGCGTTAGCTTTTAAATCACTCATCATATCGCCCACACTATATGCAGTATATTCAATTGCCGCTTCCGTAACTTCTGCGGTTGTAACTTTAGCCCCCGCTTCTGCGGCAGGTCCGGCTTGGGTCTTATTAGAGCCACCTCCTGATGCCGCGCCAATAATTCCGATCACGACAACAGCAGCTATTGCAATTAAGCCTCCTTTTCCTTTTTGCTTTTTGCGGCACTGCGGACATATTTTTGCACCATAAGGTATCTCTGTTTTGCAATGCTTACAAATTTTTGTTGTTGGTTTTTCTTTTCCCATACTCATTTCCTTCTTTCTTAATAATATTATTAAAAAGCCTATGGCTATTTTAATCTTAATGTAAAACTTCTACTTCGCTACACTCCCCGTCATTCTATAGATATTAAAGGGTTCAAAGAATATTATATATTCACCCTTTTGAAAGCCTAG is a genomic window of Lacrimispora sphenoides containing:
- a CDS encoding RNA polymerase sigma factor; translated protein: MMEGKKALVESMIDGSEAAFDELYRSYSGKLYRMAYFITGNQSDSEDILQETFVKCFLHKSKLKQAERFEPWLYQILVRTAWRLERRKKGRSEISYEGILENEEEKKSAEYIREDKKADGPLESVLEAETAKEIQAALIHLDIKYRTVVLLYYYNELSTREIAHITGTIEGTVKSRLHKARKLLKDLLKADGTEKTEMERGICHG
- a CDS encoding V-type ATP synthase subunit D, translated to MNPNTFPTKGNLILAKSSLALARQGYELMDKKRNILIKELMSLIDEAKGIQSEIDVTFTSAYKALQKANIELGINYVQDIAMAVPVDSSVRIKTRSIMGTEIPLVEHDEMPLNLTYAYYNTRESLDEARCQFEKVKKLTVKLSMVENSAYRLANSIKRTQKRANALKNITIPRYETLTRNITNSLEEKDREEFTRLKVIKRNKNGI
- a CDS encoding V-type ATP synthase subunit B; this translates as MAIEYLGLSAINGPLVVLEGVQNAAFDEIVEMTVEKKTKKLGRIIEVYEDKAIIQVFEGTDGLALRNVHTRLTGHPMELAVSEDMLGRTFNGIGEPIDGLGDINSDIWLDINGKPLNPVTREYPRDYIRTGISAIDGLMTLIRGQKLPIFSGNGLPHDELAAQIVQQASLGDDALSSEKFAVVFAAMGVKYDVADFFRRTFEESGVSDHVAMFINLANDPVVERLITPKVALTLAEYLAFEKGMHILVILTDMTAYAEALREVSSSKGEIPSRKGYPGYLYSELASLYERAGIVKGRHGSVTQIPILTMPNDDITHPIPDLTGYITEGQIVLDRSLYGQSVYPPINVLPSLSRLMKDGIGEGFTRADHQGLANQLFSCYAKVGDARALASVIGEDELSPIDKMYLVFGKEFEGRFVGQGNHANRNIIETLSIGWELLGLLPRAELDRIDTKVLDQYYKPTTLDGSEE
- a CDS encoding V-type ATP synthase subunit A, producing MTNTGTISGINGPVIYLKGDSGFRMNEMVYVGEDHLVGEVIGLTDRRTIVQVYEETSGLKPGGTVTSSGFPVSVTLAPGILNNIFDGIERPLSEIAKTGGAYIDRGIHVDSLDGEKLWKTHITVKKGDHLLPGTIIAEVPETPAIVHKVMIPPDLEGYVLDVVEDGTYTISDPLLTLQLLDGSEKKITMTQKWPIRVPRPILKRYPAGKPLITGQRIIDTLFPLAKGGTACIPGGFGTGKTMTQHQIAKWSDADIIIYIGCGERGNEMTQVLEEFSELVDPRSGNPLMDRTTLIANTSNMPVAAREASLYSGLTLAEYYRDMGYHVAIMADSTSRWAEALRELSGRLEEMPAEEGFPAYLASRLSAFYERAGMIQNMNGTEGSVTIIGAVSPQGGDFSEPVTQNTKRFVRCFWGLDRNLANERHFPAIHWLSSYSEYLTDLAPWYVENVDKKFVDYRNRLVFLLTQESSLMEIVKLIGGDMLPDDQKLILEISKVIRIGFLQQNAFHKDDTCVPMEKQFKMMDLILYLYKKSRSLVSMGMPMSVLKEDPIFDKIISIKYDVPNDRLDMFDDYKKQVDAFYDSVIERNA
- a CDS encoding V-type ATP synthase subunit E: MTTEEKLQHFLGFCMEDARTRSAKMLDEYTAALEQTFLEHQEDAKRRAAHQVALESERIEREINKKLSLEQIGMKRVFGKKQDELKDKLFSELRDKLATFMGSPEYTKLLEKQIREAKALAGKEFITIYIDPADEEKINELAISGSSDIQVSEYSFLGGTRAVIPSRHILIDNSFQTKLAEAKRDFRFDVKDLMGGTAND
- a CDS encoding V-type ATP synthase subunit F — encoded protein: MKMYLISDNVDTWTGMRLAGVEGAVVHEKAELKRELDKVLADKEIGIILLTEKFGKEFPDIINDVKLNRKLPLIIEIPDRHGTGRKPNFITDYVNEAIGLKL
- a CDS encoding ATP synthase subunit C, producing the protein MSTLVKITLAIALTLSIALPFGAFAMGAKTKGRYKTALGINTLLFFGTLIVSSVLMFNGQAAAAESAAASTGSIAGMGYLAAALSTGLACIGGGIAVSAAASAALGAISEDGSILGKSLIFVGLAEGVCLYGLIISFMILGKL